The Deltaproteobacteria bacterium sequence ACAGCCATAGCATCAGATTTCTCAGCAGGGAAGAGATACAGGAGGGCTTCGTCCTTGCCTGCCAGACGGAAGTACACGCTGATCTGGAAGTGTGGGTCCCGCCTGAAGCGCGTCTGGAAGAGGAACAGATTCTTACGGCCGAAAACATTGTCAACTACAATCCTCCTGAAGGGCTGGATCTGAGTGACACAGGCCACAGGCCGTCGCTTCTCTACGTCCCCTTGACCCAAAAATGGCATCTTCCTTTGCCGCAGCCCACACTGGCCGACAATATCTCTGACCTCGACCGCATTTATCGTGAGATCCGCAAGAAGATAGAGACCCGCCATTTGGAGATCTCACTCACTACCCTGAGAGGCATGAGCCGTTTGCTCCGCCAGAGCAATTGGGACGTGACAGCCACTCTTCATCCTTACAACGAACATTGTGTGGAAATCATCTCTCTCGAAGCCGGCAATACCAGCACAGCCAATTACGGCATTGCCTGCGATGTTGGCACTACCACTATCGTGGCCCAGTTGATCGACCTGCGCTCCGGCATCAGCCTGGGAGTAGAAGCAAGTCACAACCAGCAGGCCAAGTACGGCGAGGACGTGATCTCGCGCATGATTTATGCCTGCGGCCGGGGAGGCCTCTCGCCCATCCATCAGGCCGTAATCGACACCACCAATAAACTCATCGACTCCTTGTTGGAAAAACACCAGGTGGCGGCAGAGAGCGTTACTGCCTTTGTAGCTGCTGGCAACACCACCATGACGCACCTTTTCCTGGGGCTGGAACCCTGCACAATCAGGCTGGAACCTTACATCCCCACAGCCAATCATCTCCCCTCTGCACCTGCCGAAGAACTCAATCTTCATCTGAATCCTAGAGCTGTAGTGTACTGTATGCCGGGTGTGAGTTCTTACGTAGGAGGCGACATTACTGCCGGCGTGCTGGCATCCGGGATCAGCAATACTCCAAAAGTATGTGCCCTCATTGACATTGGTACCAATGGTGAAATCGTCATCGGCAACAATGAATGGCTCGTATGTTGTTCTGCTTCTGCCGGCCCTGCTTTTGAGGGCAGCGGCACCAAATGCGGCATGCGGGCAACCCGCGGAGCCATCCAGAAGGTGATCATTCAGGGTGATGAACTCCGTTACGAAACCATCGGCAATGCCAAACCAAGGGGAATATGCGGCTCTGGTCTCATAGACACCATTGCAGAGCTGTTCCGCAATCGCATTCTGGATCCCAACGGTAAGTTTCCTCGAGAAACCACCAATGATCGAATTGTAGTGCGCGACAATTCAGCAGAGTACATCCTCGCCCGAGAAGATGAAACGGAAACAGGCAAGCCAGTGGTCATCACAGAAGAGGATATCAGCAACCTCATTAAGTCCAAGGGTGCCATCCTTGCCGCCATGCGAGTACTGCTGAGCAGTGTGGGCATGTCGTTTACCGATCTGGAAGAAATTTACGTGGCTGGCGGCTTCGGCAATTATCTCGATGTAGAAAAGGCTATTCTCATAGGCCTGCTCCCCGACGTGCCAGTGGATCGGGTGCGCTTCATCGGCAACAGCTCTCTTACTGGTGCGCGTATGGCCCTCTTGTCCAGACATGCATACTCGTGCGCCTCCACGCTGGCCCGGCAGATGACCTACTTTGAACTATCGGTGGACCCCACCTTCTACGACGAATTCGTTGCTGCCCTGTTTCTGCCACATACGGATATCGATCTGTTTCCAACTGTCAAGAAGATAATGGCCGGCAGCTAGCGAG is a genomic window containing:
- a CDS encoding DUF4445 domain-containing protein; amino-acid sequence: MAKHKVVFQPEGSKVEVAAGNTLLEAAGEAGVYINSLCGGEGVCGKCRVQITKGEVKPDSHSIRFLSREEIQEGFVLACQTEVHADLEVWVPPEARLEEEQILTAENIVNYNPPEGLDLSDTGHRPSLLYVPLTQKWHLPLPQPTLADNISDLDRIYREIRKKIETRHLEISLTTLRGMSRLLRQSNWDVTATLHPYNEHCVEIISLEAGNTSTANYGIACDVGTTTIVAQLIDLRSGISLGVEASHNQQAKYGEDVISRMIYACGRGGLSPIHQAVIDTTNKLIDSLLEKHQVAAESVTAFVAAGNTTMTHLFLGLEPCTIRLEPYIPTANHLPSAPAEELNLHLNPRAVVYCMPGVSSYVGGDITAGVLASGISNTPKVCALIDIGTNGEIVIGNNEWLVCCSASAGPAFEGSGTKCGMRATRGAIQKVIIQGDELRYETIGNAKPRGICGSGLIDTIAELFRNRILDPNGKFPRETTNDRIVVRDNSAEYILAREDETETGKPVVITEEDISNLIKSKGAILAAMRVLLSSVGMSFTDLEEIYVAGGFGNYLDVEKAILIGLLPDVPVDRVRFIGNSSLTGARMALLSRHAYSCASTLARQMTYFELSVDPTFYDEFVAALFLPHTDIDLFPTVKKIMAGS